In a genomic window of Pseudomonas putida:
- a CDS encoding TetR/AcrR family transcriptional regulator — MEPVEKPAQPTARRTQLERRAEAEQRLLIAARQIVARKGWVGMTLSEVGEEAGYSRGLATHHFGNKAGLLRALASFVNATFMELVQARSPQWRPGLDALKGFVGIYLSRPDGDWVNTRALLALLSEAVTQDSETVQILAEYNHSVMEHLAGYIREGIETGEIRAKVDPLASALLILGTLRGMMLQFLLDPAGIDLKLLRTQLLTFIEHALASVPPAQG; from the coding sequence ATGGAACCCGTTGAGAAACCCGCCCAGCCAACCGCGCGTCGGACCCAGCTCGAACGCCGCGCCGAGGCGGAACAACGCTTGTTGATCGCCGCACGGCAAATTGTTGCGCGCAAGGGCTGGGTGGGGATGACGTTGTCCGAGGTGGGCGAAGAGGCGGGCTACAGCCGTGGACTGGCCACCCATCATTTCGGCAACAAGGCTGGACTGCTGCGTGCCCTGGCGAGTTTCGTCAATGCCACGTTCATGGAGCTGGTCCAGGCCCGTTCACCGCAATGGCGGCCAGGACTGGACGCACTGAAGGGGTTCGTCGGCATTTACCTGTCGCGCCCTGACGGTGACTGGGTCAATACCCGTGCGCTACTGGCGCTGTTGTCCGAAGCGGTGACTCAGGACTCGGAAACCGTGCAGATCCTCGCCGAATACAACCACTCGGTCATGGAACACCTGGCCGGCTACATTCGCGAAGGTATCGAAACGGGTGAGATTCGCGCCAAGGTGGACCCACTGGCCAGTGCCTTGCTGATCCTCGGCACGCTGCGCGGAATGATGCTGCAATTTCTGCTGGACCCCGCAGGCATTGATCTGAAGTTGTTGCGTACGCAATTGCTGACGTTCATCGAACATGCATTGGCATCCGTGCCGCCTGCACAAGGCTGA
- a CDS encoding LuxR C-terminal-related transcriptional regulator has protein sequence MEGFERSSNEPAQGAKPPIRAGKFLAPASPPGQLERSALLARLDQHEGVRLILISACAGYGKSTLLQQYRERYLGKGHRVLWCNLDTLDNDPLRLALVLFVGLGDLGVVDASDIPATDSSPAQLEHCLLEQVAASSAPFTLLLDEFEALHNPPALQLFQRLLNVLPPHSTLVIATRTTPAINLGRLRARGELLEIGTEELRLSAEEAACYLKEKRQLSLGATEIAHLHQRTEGWITGLYLASLSLQRHSDPAAFIASFNGCNPALAEYLAEDVLARQTGECQQFLLQTGILEQFCPALCDAVTGRTDSKAVLESLERSHLFVSATDNERQWFRYHPLFADFLVQTLKQRHPDTFEQLNQQAARWYFASGHPVDALEHLFAAHAEEEAATQLELHVDTLVEHGHASLLMRWLSRIPADIRDRHTGLGIAYAWALLHARRYKEALQALENPALAGEHHYVHPLLLLIGDRVEEARLASADMLRNLTPEDQTGYRVTALVHATCLVYTARYDEARQLLGSDGIRQAQRESSYLRDVVDSLEALLDLAQGQLDSALARVYTAVRRSRDQLTGTLPVGFPVLQTTHCTLLYEADAMDEAKQQLSKLLPYARDHAAPYSLITTHVLLARIAYLSGDRPAWLRYLADLDQLGQVVGSSRILCSTWLERARVATLENRLDTADHAMRAAEQLRDWEQPGVTLSANDVDTPFTARQRLSIAKGDAGCIEPLRQAIEEALKRHQHRLALKLRLLLTLALDGGKMHKEALEQLTLALRFASHVGFIRTFLDEGVPMMAVLERWSVTFHGQEEALGIRTGFVALLLQGNRNSGKAETANDVEPQTRLSTRELQVVRLLALGYRNREIAEKMFLSELTVKSHLRKINTKLGAGGRTEAVSIARSLGLLD, from the coding sequence ATGGAAGGTTTTGAACGTAGTTCCAACGAACCAGCACAGGGAGCAAAGCCGCCGATTCGCGCGGGCAAGTTCCTCGCGCCGGCCAGCCCGCCGGGGCAGTTGGAGCGTTCGGCCCTGCTTGCCCGGCTGGACCAGCATGAAGGTGTGCGCCTGATCCTGATCAGCGCTTGCGCCGGGTATGGCAAGAGCACGCTGTTGCAGCAATACCGCGAACGCTATCTCGGCAAGGGGCACCGTGTGCTGTGGTGCAATCTGGACACGCTGGACAACGATCCGCTGCGCCTGGCCCTTGTACTGTTTGTCGGCCTGGGTGACTTGGGCGTGGTCGACGCAAGCGATATTCCGGCCACGGACAGCAGCCCTGCACAACTGGAGCATTGTCTGCTGGAACAGGTCGCCGCGAGCAGCGCTCCGTTCACCTTGCTGCTGGATGAGTTCGAAGCCCTGCACAACCCGCCGGCATTGCAACTATTCCAGCGGCTGCTCAACGTCTTGCCCCCTCACTCGACCCTGGTGATCGCCACCCGTACAACACCGGCGATCAATCTTGGACGGTTGCGCGCCCGGGGTGAGTTGCTGGAAATCGGCACCGAAGAACTGCGTCTGAGCGCTGAGGAAGCGGCTTGCTATCTCAAGGAAAAACGTCAACTGTCCCTCGGCGCAACCGAGATCGCTCACCTGCACCAGCGCACTGAAGGCTGGATCACCGGCCTTTACCTGGCCTCATTGTCGTTGCAACGGCACAGCGACCCGGCGGCATTCATTGCCTCGTTCAATGGTTGCAACCCGGCGCTGGCGGAGTATCTGGCTGAGGATGTGTTGGCCAGGCAAACCGGGGAATGTCAGCAGTTCCTGTTGCAAACCGGCATTCTGGAGCAGTTTTGCCCGGCCCTGTGCGATGCCGTCACCGGCCGCACTGACAGCAAGGCCGTGCTCGAATCACTGGAGCGATCCCACCTGTTCGTGAGCGCCACCGATAACGAACGCCAATGGTTCCGCTATCACCCTTTGTTCGCCGACTTCCTGGTGCAAACACTCAAGCAACGGCACCCCGACACGTTCGAGCAACTGAATCAGCAGGCGGCACGCTGGTACTTCGCCAGCGGCCACCCGGTCGATGCGCTCGAGCATCTGTTTGCCGCCCATGCCGAAGAGGAAGCCGCCACACAGCTTGAGCTTCATGTCGACACGCTGGTCGAGCATGGTCATGCCAGTTTGCTGATGCGCTGGCTCTCGCGAATTCCCGCTGACATTCGTGACCGCCACACCGGCCTGGGCATTGCCTACGCCTGGGCACTGCTCCATGCGCGACGTTACAAGGAAGCGCTGCAAGCGCTGGAAAACCCGGCATTGGCGGGGGAGCATCACTATGTTCATCCACTGTTGCTGCTGATCGGCGATCGCGTCGAAGAAGCGCGGCTTGCCAGCGCCGACATGTTGCGCAATCTCACCCCTGAAGACCAAACCGGGTATCGGGTGACTGCGCTGGTTCACGCCACCTGCCTGGTCTACACCGCACGCTATGACGAAGCCCGGCAATTGCTCGGCAGCGACGGCATACGCCAGGCGCAGCGCGAATCGTCATACCTGCGCGATGTAGTCGATTCACTGGAGGCCCTGCTCGATCTGGCCCAGGGGCAACTGGACAGTGCCCTGGCCCGGGTGTACACCGCCGTGCGCCGCAGTCGTGATCAACTCACCGGCACGCTGCCAGTGGGTTTTCCGGTGCTGCAAACCACGCATTGCACGCTGCTCTACGAAGCCGATGCGATGGATGAGGCCAAACAGCAGCTCAGCAAATTGCTGCCCTATGCCCGGGACCACGCCGCGCCGTACTCGCTGATCACCACCCATGTCTTGCTCGCGCGCATCGCTTACCTGAGCGGTGACCGCCCCGCCTGGTTGCGTTATCTGGCCGACCTCGACCAGTTGGGGCAGGTGGTCGGTTCATCGCGCATCCTCTGCTCCACCTGGCTGGAGCGGGCGCGAGTCGCCACGCTGGAGAACCGGTTGGACACGGCCGATCACGCGATGCGTGCCGCCGAGCAACTGCGCGACTGGGAACAACCGGGCGTGACATTGAGCGCCAATGATGTCGACACCCCCTTCACTGCCCGTCAGCGCCTGAGCATTGCCAAAGGCGACGCCGGCTGCATCGAGCCATTGCGCCAGGCCATCGAAGAAGCACTGAAACGCCACCAGCATCGCCTCGCACTCAAGCTGCGCCTGTTGCTCACGCTGGCGCTCGATGGCGGGAAGATGCACAAAGAGGCGCTGGAACAATTGACCCTGGCCCTGCGCTTCGCCAGCCACGTTGGCTTCATCCGCACCTTTCTCGACGAGGGCGTGCCCATGATGGCCGTGCTGGAGCGATGGTCGGTGACCTTTCATGGTCAGGAAGAAGCCTTGGGCATTCGCACGGGCTTTGTCGCCCTGTTGCTGCAAGGCAACCGCAACAGTGGCAAGGCCGAAACCGCGAATGACGTTGAGCCGCAGACCCGTCTTTCCACCCGTGAACTGCAAGTGGTGCGGTTGTTGGCGTTGGGTTATCGCAACCGTGAAATTGCCGAAAAGATGTTTCTCTCCGAGCTGACCGTGAAATCGCACCTTCGCAAGATCAACACCAAGCTCGGCGCCGGTGGCCGCACCGAAGCGGTGTCTATTGCACGGTCACTCGGCTTGCTGGACTGA
- a CDS encoding coniferyl aldehyde dehydrogenase, producing MSANENLIAADIRVILDKQRAACLTQEPWTAEQRCELIDRAIGLLVDYQDEIVQALNDDFGHRSHDFTRLVDVLGPLASLKYTRANIAQWMQPEPRTSDRGEAWVQYQPLGVVGILTAWNFPGNMVFNGLAGALAAGNRVMIKVSEFNPNTSALLQRIVREVYAEDEVAIITGGPDVGQAFCRQPFDHLLFTGASSIGKHVMHAAAENLVPVTLELGGKSPTIISRTADMKAAVSKIIAGKLHNAGQICLAPDYVFVPEEQQEAFVAAVREAVATLYPTLLDNPDYTSVINARHFERLHGYLNEARAAGVELIELNPADEDFDGQPFHKMVPTLLRDPGDQLQVMQDEIFGPLLPFKPYSSFAEVVGYINSRPRPLGLYYFGNDAAEESFVLNRTTSGGVTLNDVLRHGGVETLPFGGVGNSGMGCYHGFDGFRTFSHGKSVFRGVDGPDVMRPPYSAQVRQIVGSMIKR from the coding sequence ATGAGTGCCAATGAAAACCTGATTGCCGCCGACATTCGCGTCATCCTCGACAAGCAGCGTGCCGCCTGCCTGACGCAGGAGCCGTGGACGGCCGAGCAGCGTTGTGAGTTGATCGACCGGGCCATCGGCCTGCTGGTGGATTACCAGGACGAAATCGTCCAGGCCCTGAACGATGACTTCGGCCATCGCAGCCATGACTTCACTCGTCTGGTGGATGTGCTGGGGCCACTGGCCTCCTTGAAGTACACCAGGGCCAATATCGCGCAATGGATGCAGCCGGAACCACGAACCAGTGATCGCGGCGAAGCCTGGGTGCAGTATCAGCCGTTGGGTGTGGTGGGCATTCTCACCGCGTGGAATTTTCCGGGAAACATGGTGTTCAACGGCTTAGCGGGTGCCCTGGCGGCCGGGAACCGGGTGATGATCAAGGTTTCGGAGTTCAACCCGAACACCTCTGCGTTGCTGCAGCGCATCGTCCGCGAAGTCTACGCAGAGGATGAAGTCGCGATCATCACCGGCGGCCCCGACGTCGGCCAAGCGTTCTGCCGCCAGCCCTTCGATCATCTGCTGTTCACCGGCGCCAGCAGCATCGGCAAGCACGTCATGCACGCCGCTGCGGAAAACCTGGTACCGGTAACGCTGGAGCTTGGCGGCAAGTCGCCGACCATCATCTCTCGCACCGCGGACATGAAGGCGGCGGTCAGCAAAATCATTGCCGGCAAGCTGCACAACGCCGGGCAGATTTGCCTGGCGCCGGACTATGTGTTCGTACCCGAAGAGCAACAGGAGGCGTTTGTCGCGGCGGTCCGGGAAGCGGTCGCCACCTTGTACCCCACGCTGCTCGACAACCCGGATTACACCTCGGTCATCAATGCCCGGCACTTTGAGCGTCTGCACGGTTATTTGAATGAAGCACGCGCGGCGGGGGTCGAGTTGATCGAGCTGAACCCCGCAGACGAAGACTTCGACGGCCAGCCGTTCCACAAGATGGTGCCGACTCTGTTGCGCGATCCCGGCGATCAACTGCAAGTGATGCAGGACGAAATCTTCGGCCCGCTGTTGCCGTTCAAACCCTACAGCTCCTTCGCCGAGGTGGTCGGCTACATCAACTCGCGCCCGCGTCCACTGGGCCTGTACTACTTCGGCAATGACGCGGCCGAAGAGTCCTTTGTGCTCAACCGCACGACCTCCGGTGGCGTGACGCTCAACGACGTATTGCGACATGGCGGTGTCGAGACCTTGCCGTTCGGCGGTGTCGGCAACAGCGGCATGGGCTGCTACCACGGCTTTGACGGCTTCCGCACGTTCAGTCATGGCAAATCGGTCTTTCGCGGCGTCGACGGGCCGGACGTGATGCGCCCTCCGTATAGCGCCCAGGTACGCCAGATCGTCGGTTCGATGATCAAGCGCTAA
- a CDS encoding Zn-dependent alcohol dehydrogenase, translating into MKAAVLHAPGKPLTIEEVGISKPGPREVLVRTVAVGVCHSDLHFVDGAYPYPMPVVLGHEASGIVEQVGSEVRTVKPGDHVVTCLSAYCGHCEHCVTGHLSLCVSPDTKRGADEEPRLTYIQKPMTQFINLSAYAEQMLVHENALVAIRRDMPLDRAALLGCAVTTGTGAVFNTAKVRPGETVAVIGCGGIGLSTINGAALAGAGRIIAIDMLDSKLELARQFGATDVVNAKDGDAVAQVLELSRGGVHHAFECIGLKQTAEQAFGMLARGGTATVIGMIKPGVKLELDPLALLHERRIQGSFMGSNRFPVDLPRLTDFYMQGRLKLDEMISQRIKLEQINEAFDELRRGELARSVIVFDQ; encoded by the coding sequence ATGAAAGCTGCCGTACTCCACGCCCCCGGAAAACCACTGACCATCGAAGAAGTCGGTATCAGCAAGCCCGGCCCCCGGGAAGTTCTGGTGCGTACCGTCGCCGTGGGCGTTTGCCATTCCGACCTGCATTTCGTCGATGGCGCCTATCCGTATCCGATGCCGGTGGTACTGGGGCACGAAGCGTCCGGCATTGTCGAGCAAGTGGGCTCCGAGGTTCGTACCGTCAAGCCGGGCGACCACGTTGTGACGTGCCTGTCGGCCTATTGCGGGCACTGCGAGCATTGCGTCACCGGGCACCTGTCGCTGTGCGTATCACCGGACACCAAGCGCGGCGCGGATGAAGAACCACGCCTGACCTACATCCAGAAACCGATGACCCAGTTCATCAACCTGTCGGCCTACGCCGAGCAGATGCTGGTGCATGAGAACGCGCTGGTTGCCATTCGCCGCGACATGCCACTGGATCGCGCGGCATTGCTCGGCTGCGCGGTCACCACCGGCACCGGCGCGGTGTTCAACACCGCCAAGGTGCGTCCGGGTGAAACCGTGGCGGTGATCGGCTGTGGCGGAATCGGCCTGTCGACCATCAACGGCGCGGCGCTGGCCGGTGCCGGTCGGATCATCGCGATCGACATGCTCGACTCGAAACTGGAACTGGCCCGGCAGTTCGGTGCCACCGACGTGGTCAATGCCAAAGACGGCGACGCGGTCGCGCAAGTACTGGAGCTGAGCCGGGGCGGGGTGCATCACGCGTTCGAGTGCATCGGCCTCAAGCAAACCGCCGAACAGGCCTTCGGGATGCTGGCTCGCGGGGGCACCGCCACGGTCATCGGCATGATCAAGCCCGGCGTAAAGCTCGAACTCGACCCCCTGGCGCTGCTGCACGAGCGGCGCATCCAGGGCTCGTTCATGGGTTCCAACCGCTTCCCGGTCGACCTGCCGCGCCTGACCGATTTCTACATGCAGGGCCGGCTCAAACTCGACGAAATGATCTCCCAGCGCATCAAGCTGGAGCAGATCAACGAGGCCTTCGATGAGCTGCGCCGTGGCGAGCTGGCCCGCTCGGTGATTGTCTTCGACCAGTGA
- a CDS encoding acyl-CoA dehydrogenase family protein, translated as MDIHFSPDEVAFREEVRGFLKDNLPAAIASRINQGKSVSKADQVRWMRTLNDKGWLAASWPVEQGGTGWSAVQKHIFDEECSVAGAPRIVPFGVNMVGPVIIKFGTDEQKAHYLPRILNCDDWWCQGYSEPGAGSDLASLRTRAVREGDEYVVNGQKTWTSTGHMADWMFCLVRTDPEAQQQRGISFLLIDMKSPGITVRPIITLDGGHYVNEVFLDNVRVPVRNLVGRENEGWTCAKYLLTHERTTIAGIGIAKAMLSRLKQVARSERRNGKPLIEDPYFRAQIADVEIQLMAIGMSNLRILASAREGGVPGSESSILKIKGTEIRQTITYLLTKAVGAYANPFLKDELGHDHEGELLHSEYSNASTCQYLDMRKASVYGGSTEIQKNIIAKMILEL; from the coding sequence ATGGATATTCATTTCAGCCCCGATGAAGTGGCGTTTCGTGAAGAAGTCCGGGGGTTTCTCAAGGACAACCTGCCGGCCGCCATTGCCTCGCGAATCAATCAGGGCAAATCGGTGAGCAAGGCCGATCAGGTGCGGTGGATGCGCACCCTTAACGATAAGGGCTGGCTGGCGGCAAGCTGGCCGGTGGAGCAGGGCGGTACCGGCTGGAGCGCTGTGCAGAAGCACATTTTCGACGAGGAATGCTCGGTCGCCGGTGCGCCACGGATCGTGCCCTTCGGCGTCAACATGGTCGGCCCCGTGATCATCAAGTTCGGCACCGACGAACAAAAGGCCCATTACCTGCCGCGCATTCTCAACTGTGACGACTGGTGGTGCCAGGGCTATTCCGAGCCCGGCGCCGGTTCCGATCTGGCGAGCCTGCGCACGCGCGCGGTACGTGAGGGCGACGAATACGTGGTCAATGGCCAGAAGACCTGGACCTCCACCGGGCATATGGCCGACTGGATGTTCTGCCTGGTGCGCACCGATCCCGAAGCGCAGCAGCAGCGGGGTATTTCCTTCCTGCTGATCGATATGAAAAGCCCCGGCATCACCGTCCGACCGATCATCACCCTGGACGGCGGTCATTACGTCAATGAAGTGTTCCTCGACAATGTGCGCGTCCCGGTTCGGAACCTGGTCGGACGGGAAAACGAGGGCTGGACATGCGCCAAGTACCTGCTGACCCATGAGCGCACGACGATTGCCGGAATCGGCATCGCCAAGGCCATGTTGTCACGCCTCAAGCAGGTCGCCCGGTCCGAGCGACGCAACGGCAAGCCGCTGATCGAAGACCCGTACTTTCGTGCGCAGATCGCCGATGTGGAAATCCAGCTGATGGCCATCGGCATGAGCAACCTGCGCATCCTGGCGTCCGCCCGGGAGGGCGGTGTGCCTGGCTCGGAAAGTTCGATCCTGAAAATCAAGGGCACCGAGATCCGCCAGACCATCACTTACCTGCTGACCAAAGCCGTCGGCGCCTACGCCAATCCGTTTCTCAAGGACGAGCTGGGTCATGACCATGAGGGCGAGCTGCTGCACAGCGAATACAGCAACGCGTCGACCTGCCAGTACCTGGATATGCGTAAAGCCTCGGTGTATGGCGGTTCCACTGAAATCCAGAAAAACATCATCGCCAAGATGATTCTCGAACTCTAA
- a CDS encoding acyl-CoA dehydrogenase family protein — translation MDFKLSQEQQMLQDTAARLVRDTYGFEQREQFRESAKGFSTGFWQQLGELGLTSVPFAEQFGGFGGSGVEVMVVARELGRGLCLEPFLQSVIFAGGLIDQLGSDLQKNELLPQVASAELQLAVAVEEPQSHYQLHDVQTRALAVNGGWLLNGHKSVVVSGQSAGLILVSARVAGEDRDEAGISLFLLDPSTPGIRMREYPTMDGRRACDLYLDDVFVSGAAVLGTHGQALDALRYQQGRAIAAQCAEAVGSLEATCALTLDYLKTRKQFGQAIGKFQALQHRMVDMHIELDQATSMTLLAACVADEPDNPERSRTLAAAKYIVSRAARFVADQGIQLHGGIGLTWEYVLSHHAKHLLMVARQFGDDDHHLQAYSAMMEEG, via the coding sequence ATGGACTTCAAACTTTCCCAAGAGCAGCAAATGCTGCAAGACACGGCTGCCCGACTGGTTCGCGATACCTATGGTTTCGAGCAGCGCGAGCAGTTTCGCGAGAGCGCCAAGGGCTTCAGCACCGGGTTCTGGCAGCAACTCGGTGAGCTGGGCCTGACGTCGGTGCCATTCGCCGAGCAATTCGGCGGGTTCGGCGGCAGCGGCGTGGAGGTGATGGTGGTTGCAAGGGAACTGGGGCGCGGTTTGTGCCTGGAGCCGTTCCTGCAATCAGTGATTTTCGCCGGTGGCTTGATTGATCAGTTGGGCAGCGACTTGCAAAAGAACGAACTGCTGCCGCAAGTGGCCAGTGCCGAGTTGCAATTGGCGGTCGCTGTCGAAGAGCCGCAAAGTCACTATCAATTGCACGATGTGCAGACTCGCGCGCTGGCAGTCAACGGTGGCTGGTTGCTCAATGGACACAAGTCGGTGGTCGTGAGCGGACAAAGTGCCGGTCTGATTCTGGTGTCGGCGCGGGTGGCCGGTGAGGATCGTGACGAAGCAGGTATCAGCCTCTTTCTGCTCGACCCGTCCACCCCGGGCATCCGCATGCGCGAGTACCCGACGATGGATGGCCGCAGGGCGTGTGACCTGTACCTGGACGATGTCTTCGTCAGCGGTGCCGCGGTGCTGGGTACTCACGGCCAGGCCCTGGATGCCTTGCGTTATCAGCAAGGCCGCGCGATCGCTGCGCAGTGCGCGGAAGCCGTCGGCAGCCTTGAGGCCACCTGTGCACTGACGCTCGACTACCTGAAGACCCGCAAACAGTTCGGCCAGGCCATTGGCAAGTTCCAGGCCTTGCAGCACCGGATGGTGGACATGCACATCGAACTGGACCAGGCGACGTCCATGACCCTGCTCGCCGCTTGTGTGGCGGATGAGCCGGACAATCCGGAACGCAGCCGTACGCTGGCGGCGGCCAAGTACATCGTTAGTCGTGCGGCGCGGTTTGTCGCTGATCAGGGTATTCAACTGCACGGCGGGATCGGCCTGACCTGGGAGTATGTGCTTTCCCATCACGCCAAGCATTTGCTGATGGTTGCCCGGCAGTTTGGCGATGACGACCATCACTTGCAGGCCTACAGCGCGATGATGGAAGAAGGCTGA
- a CDS encoding LuxR C-terminal-related transcriptional regulator — MQQLREQYVTGGKGTLWINLEPADNDPQRFVNLLDNGLRDLLQTGPDIEQRSGQDLLEDVSFSALPFAVLLDEVEVLQNPDVLDFLQQFIEHLPSGSVVVMASRSTPGIGLGRIRARGQLLEIRPGDLRFTPDEAMAFIRDKRQIPLQDDELAILYRRTEGWIAGLYLASLSLKDRDDHAAFIASFSGSNLELAEYLTEDILARQTEDCRVFLMQTSVLEQFCVPLCEAVTGRSDSRAMIDHLDRTHLFLVPVDSQQQWFRYHHLFASFLRHALDRLYPGMASTLHETAARWFFDAGQPIPAIEHLFSAGLLEQAADELNTHLDTLIESGRTRLLLRWLDRIGEETRDRYPRLSQAYAWLLVSTTRLKDAMHVAERLERHSGPDYAYVTEALHCLHLGVTDQAEACCRMGVEVLARIPAEETHLYTVLASSVAMNMVASGRYDEARNLLSKALQRDPRIQSSFLRHTYSANESILDLIQGRLSNALVRMQSTPYRAQNDGQRKPHEAKLSMDILHGLLLYETGAFEDAEKILRRCLFFAKHVASPENQIVTHVLTARIAYGHGDRTTWMRCLVELEQIGRQVGSRRVECSAWLERARVALLEQRPDIAVQSLHAADLAGDWDRPDFIRFANDVDTPSIARQRLRIAQGEGVAAVKALRAAIEHARQWQHRRRELKLHILLAMALDSLQQPQEAFQALNDALHLASHDNFLATFIEEGDRLAGLLQRWATTGKPRCKELGIAPGFVDDLLQRLGVGDANTDAMGHDNGAHQMLTVREYQILQLLAAGHRNREIAEKVFLSEFTVKSHLQKIYAKLDANGRTETLAIARARGWIT; from the coding sequence ATGCAGCAATTGCGCGAGCAGTATGTGACCGGCGGCAAGGGGACGCTGTGGATCAACCTGGAGCCCGCCGACAACGACCCGCAACGCTTCGTCAATCTGCTGGACAACGGCTTGCGCGACTTGCTGCAAACAGGTCCGGACATCGAACAGCGAAGTGGCCAGGATTTGCTGGAAGATGTTTCGTTCAGTGCCCTGCCGTTCGCCGTTCTGCTGGACGAAGTCGAAGTGCTCCAGAATCCCGACGTGCTCGATTTTCTCCAGCAGTTCATTGAGCACCTGCCGTCGGGAAGTGTCGTGGTCATGGCTTCGCGTTCCACACCCGGCATTGGCCTGGGGCGAATTCGTGCCCGCGGCCAGTTGCTGGAAATTCGCCCCGGCGACCTGCGATTCACCCCCGATGAAGCCATGGCGTTCATCCGCGACAAGCGACAAATCCCGTTGCAGGACGACGAACTGGCGATTCTGTACCGGCGCACGGAAGGCTGGATCGCCGGGCTCTATCTGGCCAGTCTGTCGCTCAAGGATCGGGACGATCACGCGGCGTTCATCGCCTCTTTTTCCGGTTCCAACCTGGAATTGGCCGAATACCTGACCGAAGACATCCTGGCCCGCCAGACCGAGGACTGCCGGGTGTTCCTGATGCAAACCAGTGTCCTTGAGCAATTTTGCGTACCGCTTTGCGAAGCGGTCACCGGGCGCAGTGACAGTCGCGCGATGATCGATCACCTGGACCGGACCCATCTATTCCTGGTACCGGTCGACAGCCAGCAGCAATGGTTCCGTTATCACCATCTGTTTGCCAGTTTTCTGCGCCACGCACTGGATCGCCTGTATCCGGGCATGGCGAGCACGCTTCACGAAACCGCCGCACGCTGGTTTTTCGATGCCGGGCAACCCATCCCGGCGATCGAGCACCTGTTCAGTGCCGGGCTGCTCGAGCAGGCCGCCGACGAACTCAATACCCACCTGGACACGCTGATCGAGAGTGGCCGTACGCGGTTATTGCTGCGTTGGCTGGATCGTATTGGCGAAGAGACTCGTGATCGTTATCCCAGGCTCAGCCAGGCCTATGCCTGGCTGCTGGTTTCCACCACGCGCCTGAAGGATGCCATGCACGTTGCCGAACGCCTTGAGCGCCACTCGGGGCCTGACTATGCGTATGTCACCGAGGCCCTGCATTGCCTGCATCTGGGGGTCACGGATCAGGCGGAAGCCTGTTGCCGCATGGGTGTTGAAGTGCTGGCGCGCATACCGGCCGAAGAAACCCATCTGTACACGGTGTTGGCCAGTTCGGTGGCGATGAACATGGTCGCCAGTGGTCGCTACGATGAAGCACGCAACCTGCTCTCCAAAGCGCTGCAGCGCGATCCCAGGATTCAGTCGAGTTTTCTGCGCCATACCTACAGCGCCAACGAAAGCATCCTCGACCTGATCCAGGGGCGCCTGAGCAATGCCCTGGTGCGTATGCAGAGCACACCGTACCGTGCGCAAAATGACGGCCAGCGAAAACCCCACGAAGCCAAGCTGTCGATGGACATTCTCCATGGCCTGCTGCTGTACGAGACCGGCGCCTTCGAAGACGCAGAGAAAATCCTCCGGCGTTGCCTGTTCTTCGCCAAACACGTCGCCTCCCCCGAGAACCAGATCGTCACCCATGTGCTGACCGCGCGAATCGCCTATGGCCATGGCGATCGCACCACCTGGATGCGCTGTCTGGTGGAACTGGAGCAAATCGGTCGCCAGGTCGGTTCACGTCGCGTGGAGTGCTCGGCGTGGCTGGAGCGCGCGCGCGTGGCACTGCTTGAGCAACGCCCTGACATCGCCGTGCAATCGCTGCACGCGGCAGACCTTGCCGGCGACTGGGACCGACCGGACTTCATCCGTTTTGCCAACGACGTGGACACTCCGAGCATTGCCCGTCAGCGCCTGCGCATCGCCCAGGGTGAAGGTGTGGCGGCGGTCAAGGCCTTGCGGGCGGCAATCGAGCACGCCAGGCAGTGGCAGCACCGGCGTCGTGAATTGAAACTGCATATCCTTTTGGCGATGGCATTGGACAGCCTCCAGCAACCGCAGGAAGCGTTCCAGGCGCTCAATGACGCGTTGCACCTGGCCAGTCACGACAACTTCCTTGCGACGTTCATCGAAGAAGGCGATCGCCTGGCCGGTCTGCTGCAGCGCTGGGCAACGACCGGCAAGCCGCGCTGCAAGGAACTGGGGATCGCCCCCGGGTTTGTCGATGACCTGTTGCAACGCCTGGGAGTCGGGGATGCCAACACGGATGCCATGGGTCACGACAACGGTGCTCATCAGATGCTGACCGTGCGCGAATATCAGATCCTGCAATTGCTGGCCGCCGGGCACCGCAACCGGGAGATCGCTGAAAAGGTGTTTCTTTCCGAGTTCACGGTGAAATCGCACCTGCAGAAAATCTACGCCAAGCTGGATGCCAATGGGCGCACGGAAACCCTGGCGATTGCCCGGGCGCGTGGCTGGATTACCTGA